The following are encoded in a window of Candidatus Goldiibacteriota bacterium genomic DNA:
- a CDS encoding Gfo/Idh/MocA family oxidoreductase: MENIIRVGVIGAGSLGQHHARNYAAIPGVKLTCIADVNEKAKEIADKYGAEFFTDYTKILDKVDAVSVVVPTTFHYKVAKFFLENGINVLLEKPMTATLKEAQALLLLHKKHKKLVFQVGHIERFNDAIKKMQEMKKVPILIEASRLGPFTARSLDVSVVLDLMIHDIDIILKLVNSKVKKIDAVGVPVLSKSTDMASVRLEFANGAVANVTASRVSPRRLRKIRVFENNAYMSIDYVRQSIKMYKVAENLPADRQISWSDMTFLESYPLENDEENLAKELKSFINSVKTGAKTAVTALEAFEALKVVLEIENQIAKKSRKMKV, translated from the coding sequence ATGGAAAATATAATCAGAGTGGGCGTGATAGGCGCCGGCAGCCTTGGGCAGCATCACGCAAGAAATTACGCGGCAATACCGGGTGTAAAACTTACCTGTATCGCGGATGTTAATGAAAAGGCAAAGGAAATTGCGGACAAATACGGCGCGGAGTTTTTTACCGATTACACAAAGATACTTGATAAGGTGGACGCGGTAAGCGTTGTGGTCCCGACCACTTTTCATTATAAAGTGGCAAAATTCTTCCTTGAAAACGGAATAAATGTGCTTCTTGAAAAACCCATGACCGCCACTTTAAAGGAAGCGCAGGCGCTTTTATTATTACATAAAAAACATAAAAAACTTGTGTTTCAGGTGGGGCATATAGAAAGGTTTAATGACGCGATAAAAAAGATGCAGGAAATGAAAAAAGTGCCCATCCTTATAGAGGCAAGCCGCCTTGGCCCTTTTACCGCAAGAAGCCTTGACGTAAGCGTGGTACTGGACCTTATGATTCACGATATAGACATAATACTGAAACTTGTAAATTCCAAAGTGAAAAAAATTGACGCGGTAGGCGTGCCGGTGCTTTCAAAAAGCACGGACATGGCAAGCGTAAGGCTTGAATTTGCAAACGGGGCCGTGGCAAATGTCACCGCCAGCAGGGTAAGCCCCAGAAGGTTAAGAAAGATAAGGGTATTTGAAAATAACGCCTATATGTCAATTGATTATGTAAGGCAGAGCATAAAAATGTATAAAGTGGCGGAAAACCTTCCCGCGGACAGGCAGATTTCGTGGTCAGACATGACTTTTCTTGAATCTTATCCGCTGGAAAATGACGAAGAAAATCTGGCCAAAGAGTTAAAGTCGTTTATCAATTCCGTTAAGACCGGCGCCAAGACGGCGGTAACAGCGCTGGAAGCTTTTGAAGCTTTAAAAGTTGTGCTTGAAATAGAAAATCAGATCGCCAAAAAGTCGCGTAAAATGAAGGTGTAA
- the lpxB gene encoding lipid-A-disaccharide synthase, whose amino-acid sequence MKILISAGEASGDNYGALLARALKKKNRGVDIIGFGGRAMASAGVDVKIELTKFALVGFIEVVKKIGAILGVYNTALEIIKSEKPDVLVVIDYPGFHLKLIKDAKALGVKKIVYYITPQVWVWKYKRIFKIKKYTDLCVVVYPFEEKIFAKEGINVRYFGHPLKEMIPAVKKTKNKSGKVYNVGIFPGSRENEIKQFIGPILEACSLTEQKVKRVKFTVFLASEADREFIQGRLSGYKGLVFEYKGGKDYAARAALDAAIAKSGTTTLELAMMGIPMAVVYRVNSLTFMMIKPMLTAKYAALPNIIAEKELVREFLQHNFKPAPVADEIIKIITDKKYSSRIKMSLKKAVGSLDTSHNPSDKTAAAILGLLK is encoded by the coding sequence TTGAAAATATTAATCTCCGCCGGTGAAGCATCCGGCGATAATTACGGCGCGCTTCTGGCGCGCGCGCTTAAAAAGAAAAACCGCGGCGTGGATATAATCGGTTTTGGCGGCAGGGCAATGGCGTCAGCCGGCGTGGATGTAAAAATTGAACTGACAAAATTTGCGCTGGTCGGTTTTATTGAAGTGGTAAAAAAAATTGGCGCCATATTAGGCGTTTACAACACGGCGCTTGAAATAATAAAATCAGAAAAGCCTGACGTGCTTGTGGTAATAGATTATCCGGGGTTTCATCTTAAACTTATTAAAGATGCCAAGGCGCTTGGCGTAAAAAAAATAGTTTATTACATCACGCCGCAGGTATGGGTGTGGAAATATAAAAGGATATTCAAAATTAAAAAGTACACCGACCTTTGTGTGGTGGTTTATCCTTTTGAAGAGAAGATATTTGCCAAAGAAGGAATTAATGTCAGGTACTTCGGCCATCCGTTAAAAGAGATGATACCCGCGGTTAAAAAAACCAAAAATAAATCAGGCAAAGTATATAACGTAGGCATATTTCCGGGCAGCAGGGAAAATGAAATTAAACAGTTCATAGGGCCCATTCTTGAAGCGTGCAGCTTAACGGAGCAAAAGGTTAAGAGAGTTAAGTTTACTGTTTTTCTGGCGTCAGAAGCAGACAGGGAATTCATTCAGGGCAGGCTTTCCGGTTATAAGGGCCTTGTATTTGAATATAAAGGCGGCAAAGATTACGCGGCAAGGGCGGCCCTTGACGCGGCTATTGCCAAATCCGGAACCACCACGCTTGAACTTGCAATGATGGGCATTCCTATGGCTGTGGTTTACAGGGTAAATTCTCTGACGTTCATGATGATTAAGCCCATGCTTACGGCAAAGTACGCGGCGCTTCCGAATATAATCGCGGAAAAAGAACTTGTAAGGGAATTTCTGCAGCACAACTTTAAACCGGCGCCGGTCGCGGATGAAATTATAAAAATAATCACCGATAAAAAATACAGTTCAAGGATAAAAATGTCTCTGAAAAAAGCGGTGGGCAGCCTTGACACAAGCCACAATCCGTCGGATAAAACAGCCGCGGCAATATTGGGGCTGCTGAAATGA